The genomic DNA TTGTTGGAAGACGATGGCATTTGCACCATTTCCGGAAAAGCATTAGAGCTTGATGATGTTACATAAAGCGGATGATTAGGATTTGCTTGCATATCATCCATCAGATTAACCTGATTAGAATTACTGGTTGCCTGCTGATTCAACCATAGTGACAATCTTGGCTTCTCATGTTGATGAAGCTGATCTAAGCCATTGAAATCTTGCCTCATCAAACCTTGCCCATACTGCATGGAAATTTGAGACACATCTTGAACTACTGCTTGACTATTGTTCATCATTGGATTGTTTAACATTGCATCATTTCCAAAGTTGAGATTTGAATGAACTCCAATAACTGATGAAGTAGTGAGCCTAGCACTCTCTTCAGTTAGGGCATCACAAAATGCTCTGTGCGTGATGAAGCTATCTTTCCTGTTTAAATTAAGGGAAAtttcaagtaaaaaaataaaataaaataaaataaaatgaaacccCATTTATTGCCCAATCATATAATATTGTTGCATTAACTTCAAACCCTATACCCATTGATGAGCATTCAATTCATCTACAACATAAGCAAACATTTAAATtactcaaaaaaagaaaaaacttgggTATTATGAAGATATGTTACCTGGAAAAGAGGGTTCCACAGTCACACTTATACTCTCTAGTCCCACAGGTCTTGGAGTGAGCTTTCCAATCCGATTGGACAGCATATTTCTTAGAACACTTTTCACACTTCCACTTTTTCTCTCCATGTTTTCTGCTGAAATGCTTCTTTATTCCGGTGAGGTCTCCAAGAGCTCTCGACGGGTCATGGTGGACGCAGGTCTTCTCGGGGCAAATATAAACCTTCTTCTTCACCTCCTTGTTCAGTCGCTGCTTGAGCTTCCAGGGAAGGTTGTGACCCCTTCGGTGAAGCTGCAAATTCTGGTCTCTCTGGAAACCCTTGTTGCATATTTCGCAGACGAACCGGTTTGTTGCCATTAATGTTGTCGGAGATAGGGCAATAACCTCAGCATCTGGATCTGTTGAGACAAAGTATGAAACAATAAATTGAGAACAAACCCACCAAGATTAGTACTAGTAAATTGAATATATGATTGTATGGCTTCTGCGGCCGCCCGGAGAATGAAAAGGATAAGTTGGGAAAAATGAAATGGAGGTAACTTGCTTGCCTGGTGTTCCCGGGagatttctcttctttttggcGACGGTGTTAGGAGGATTGGGTTTTAGGCCGCCGCTAGGGGTATCATTTAGTTGATGATCTTGAGCAAACCCGTCAATGGCGGATGACATATTAATCGAAAACCCATCACCGGACATCATTTGCATATCTCTTTTTGTAGCTTAGTCGTTCACAAAAGATCAAAAATAGACTAGTTTTGGAAAGGCTCTAATTAAGGAGGctaaaagaagaacaaaaaaaacaagtatTTTGTGTTTAGACAGACTCCAATCGATTCTGCCAAAACCCAAGTCAGGTTGTTTTTTTAGTAGCACTGTAAATTACAAAAACCCTCACAAAAATATAGGACGCTAGAGGTTGATGATGATCTGGTTTTTGCCTCTGTCTGTTTGATTTCCTCAGAGAAAAAACCAAACACCATGATGCCTAAAAGAGAATATATCATCTTTTATATTTTCCTGGCTAAGctctgtctctctttctctattttTCTTCTATGCAGTCATAGTCTTACGCGTATAAGTCTCCTTTATCCTCAAAGTCCGTCAGCCATATATTTTGATGGGCCaccaccctctccctccctccctcccccccgcccccccccctctctctctctctctctttcttgctagataaattaaaattttaaattaaataatatatttttaataaaaataagtacattaattaacatttaaataaCACATTattgtaaaaagaaaaactttattTTGCTAAAACGCGATGTAATAGTAAACTCGCTCTACCTAAGTTTTCCTTACACACACGTACACAAAAGTGGAAGTGTGTGAGAGGCAGAGTCATGAACTAGCTTTAGCTAGGTGGTGCAAGTGAAAGCAGAATGTGTAGGGTAGTGTGTTGTTTTCTGCTTTTCTGAGCTCAAACCCCAATTATGTTTACAAATACATAATTAGTTAAAGGGTTACTCTAATTGAAAATGATTTTGAAGCTAGAGATCGAATAAAAAAAGGTAATTTATTGACCCAAAAAAAGGATAAATAAGGTAATTCTCAGAAAGTTGCTTGCCTTTTACCAGACTTTCGAATTTGATCAGCTTTAAAATGATTATTGCCATAATTAAAGTTGgactcaaataaattaataattaagcaGATATATAGCAGACATGAGTGTGAAAATGTGTGCGTGAATAATTTTGGGGTTCCCGAGGCATTTGAAAGGACCGTCCGTGATATCTCTGTGTCTCTCTCGATGAGTTTTCTCTGTGGGAAAAAGAGGGGACCCAGAATGCTGGGACTGTGATGCATGCATGCTGCACCATCCATCATCCTCATGATAATGATCATGATCGGGATCGTGATATTTCTTACACATATACGATCGTATAAGCTGTCATGCTGATATTACTGATCATCTTCCAGACTTACTGTATTTTTAGGTATAGTACCAGGTCACTGCTGGAGAGTGCAGGCCATATATTTAGATGAATTAAAATCTTGGAAAATGTTGGGATCATCCCACGCGCAGGCGCCTAGATTAATAGTACTTCTCTAAAACCTTCTCTTAATATCTTATGATTATAAGTTATAACTCACTATAATCTATTTTGGCCGCGATTAACTGCATGAAATATTTGTCTACTTTTAGAGTTAAAatcttttattaatatttaattgatTATGGACACATCAATTAGTAATGAACTCACTAAATTACTTTCCTTACATAAATTAGTTTCCTCACATGCTTGGTATATAATCTAATCCTTAAGCTATTATGTATAGAGATCGGGAAGAGGATCAATGATGAATTACAATTGGTTTTGACTTGAACACACCAGACGCGCGAGTTACGGTCGACTTCTGCATTAATGCAGTTTCAAaatgttaaataaataataatcttTAAAGAGGCAtgactgaaaaaataaaaagttcgaACACAAGATCGGATCAGAACAGCATTGTGGGTGAGACATATATGACGATGTAGTCATGGTCAATTTGATTAAGTCCTTGAGGTTTTGATTAACGCAATTGAATCTTAGTGTTTGTACGAAGTATAGCCAACTTTAGTCCAATCTTATATACCTTTTTAATTATCCAATCGTTCAAGTTTATATTTAGAGCACTCAAGGGCTAACTAGTTAGTAGCCTAAAATAATGTTAACCACTCATCTGAGTTGACTTCATTAaatttctcataatttgaacagatcattttttaagttatcactaaaagatcatctctacaaaaTTCACTAAAAATCGAAAGTTGTTTAGTTTTCTAACTATGGTATGATAGACAAACAATGTTGTCAATATGAAATGCTCACcataacaaataaaaaggattaaacgatttctaattgataaaattttacaaaataatccATGAATGATGACCTAAAAATTGAACGGTTCAGGTCATGAAATTACTTGAAAGAGTATGTCTAGATAAATAGTTAATGTTACTAACTGGTTAACACTTGAGTTGTCATGAGTAAATATTGACTTCTCAATCAGAGCTCTATTATGTATAATTAAGGAGTGAATTAGATAGCATGCAACCCTCTAAGACCATATTAGTAATATCACGAATGTTGAGATAGCTAGGCCTACCATTAGACGCTCAAGTTTCCGTTAAGCCGCCCAAGTTACAGCCTAATTAGTTggcaaagttgacttctgcttGCAGTGAGATTATAGACTTGGTGACCATGCCACCCTATACATACATTCCTGCAGCTACAAAGCTTTGGATATACTACTCTAGATCCATGCTTTACGGTATGCCTTTTTCAATTGTCACCTATCAcctaagatatatatatatatatatatatatatgcagtaGTTCAGTTAAATATAGTTTTTAAGAACCAAAAGTTTCTTGCTTATATAGTTCATAAACCGATCTGGATCTTGAGAAAAATTCTGCATAACCAAAATAGTAGTTTGGAACATCATAAAACATGTATTTACGTCCTGACTGTGTCAGAGGAGCTAGAATTTCTTGAACTTGTTTATGTTGACGTCCTTATCTGAGCTGACTTTGAGCGGACCCACGGTTTcgtcttgattaattaaactAATATGCACATGAAACTAAAGGAGAATATAGTTATAGgaaatcataaaaataagaaataaataaaatacacaaCTGCTTTTGGCTCCATGCATTCGGAGCTTCCTTCCAGACATTTGATGCTATCTCATCCTCATTCGGTATCCAATGTTTAATTTTCTCGATCTCTTTCAAATACTGAATGCACACGTATATAGATAAACAAATACGCAAAACCCAATGTGTTAGTTCTACCgatcaaaaccctaaatttccgGAGGGAGAAACAGGAACTATTTTAAGGGGAGGATGGAACTCAGGTAGATGACGAAGAGGACGAGGTTatcacatacatatatatgtatatgtctCATAACATCCTTAACCTTTACACATTATTCCTTCACATATCTGATATGTTAAGTTATTAAAttagttgagaaaatatttattaaaattatgGGAACtctataataataatttaatatacgTAGATTTTATTACTGAAAGCACGTATATGGAGCAAGTGGTGGATTGTCCAAGTAGTTAGAATCTTCTATCTTAATCTAGTACATCCTGATTAAACTCTTCTTCCtctgtttagtttaatttagaataagaatatcatttgtatttaaaaaataataataataataaataaataaatacacccACGCTTATGGTACCATATCAACATCTTATCAACAAAAAAGATTAACATAATCATCTATGCATAGACGTTATCGATGGATGTACCATTATTTTGATATTATATATCCATGCTGTTGTAtacagaaacaaaataaaaaatctgccTTGGAGCAACAGTAAACATTGACGCCTCGAATATGATCTCCAACCTATACCCTATAATCACAAACTAATAACTAATTAAGTTTTGACAAGTCACCAAGCATGTCGGTTTCCACGAATGTTTTACAACTGTGAAAAAACACAGTAACCACAAAACATGAATTAAATAGTTGTTtacttttctttccaattaaacaaattaatccAACATTAAGATATATGTTATTTGCTAATTCCCATTCTTCTGAACCAAAAAGGTAGACAATTAATATGTGTATTTGCTTACTACCCATGGCAAAACATCTCATCGAAGACAACCCTCCCTTCTTTGGGAGTAGCCAGCAACACATGGGGTTGTCTCtagaaaagagaagagaaaagagaaaatatttaagttattttttagggaattttaacgaaaacctattggtattattcattttaacgaaaaatcatatttttacactaaaaagtcaatcctggtactattcactttatcctttattttgtcttttatcgttaaaactcaaaattttcaagtttttttcattagtttttcttatttttgatGGCTAAATAATACACATGCAGTACACTCTATTAGGTCTATATTTACAAAATACAAAACCTATAACCTTATATAAAATTACAGTGAATAGTTAGATATCGAAAAATTATAGTTTTGTAGAGCAAAACTAATAACTTTTGAAGATCGGATTCAGGGTTTGtttagatgaaaaaaaattagggtatttaaattttattccCCACCTGACCCACTTGTGTTCCTCCAGATCGATTTAAATTAAACGTGGAAGAGGGCCAGAGGACCACAGAGATCGTTATCTATATATTTCtataaaaatagtttttggTCGGAATTATTGTCTAGAGATTTGTGGtttcaattgtttttgttttgttaattcttGATGCCAATTAAAAATGGGGCTGTGGAGTTGGCTGCAAGCTGTCGGTATAAGAATCCGAATAATGCGAGGTGCGAGGGGATTTTTCTGTGTACTGTGTTGGCTCtatttcacaatttaaaacaaacTGCCTCTtcctttagcaaaatacatatcacattatatatacataccatATTATATGGAGACCCAAAATATATATGTTGATATATATGGGTGTGATTAAGCATTGTTCAATTCCATTAACGGTTCGTATTGATAActtctaaaagaaaaagaaaatggtatAGAGATGTTTCCCAAAACACGAACTGTAGAACCCACAGGGGAGAAATTGCTGTGGGAGGATGAGTTTAGCTACACCAGGTGGTTTAGGCGTACAACAGATTGATCATGTCTTTCAATAATTGGGGaaaacgaaaaaagaaaaaaaaatctttttgggGCTTTTAGATTTTAGGGTTTCAACAAGATTGTTTTTAGATTTAAATCTGAATGGTTTTCAAAATCTAATATAAGTccctatttttaaaatttaccatatttaagtaattatagcacatttattatttataaacttaCCATTCGAAATTCTTTACCcatccataattttttttttttttttgttctccaatcatattaatagataaagatttgttcaaaattcaaaattttattgttaaaaaattcaagaacaaaataaaaactgttgtaggcataatttatcGAACAATTACGGAGGCCAAAGAGAGGGAAGGTgcggcatagagagagaagagagatgtgCAATTGTGATGTGTGCTCTATTCCAACCCAttatacctttatttatagtagtagggaaggttaattccttacccttttagaattacaactctaataggtaattaactactaaagggaatataaaagatatccctagatatgctaggatttacacaatcacatttctaatctaatatgattgcaacactcccccttgagtgtgtagaTACTCAAACAAATGGCACATCAGGTCTTCAACGATTaagtaagtacagttgatgaagtcgtcgacACAATGAGctaatgcgagtctcaaatcaacggaagaatgcataaaaaaagtaaaactcacaaaacctcactatggtaaaacctaaggtgggagaaaaacccatagactaaggagaaaagtgagaagttgcattaagtcaaaactatacatcTTTTGGGtgcaagtagaagagctcacaagggtatgatcagcccaagatgggtgcctcatcaaaacctagttaggtagcaaaaactcagtgggaaaaatgctcctaatcgtaaggaaaaagagtacattaagattaagtgagtatacttctggatactccccctaagtttgacataacttccaaatgagaactacaagcattgcatatgatagttaggcataccaattcctcgaacAAGCTTCTAGAAGGTTGACTTCGGTAGTGACGTCGTATAAGGGTCGGCAAGGTTGTCCgggatcggcttgcatgacttcaatctcctaatgctttgctgatgtagatgtagaTGTAATATGTCTTGGCATTGACTTCATTGATGTATCATGGCTTGGTCGGGTTGATACATGCGGCATAATCTTCATGGAATGTCattgggactcaacgatggatgaaaaacaGAAAGTACTTTGAAATGCTAAATAAGAACTAACCATGTTTCacttgtggcgtagtgaagtaAGGTAAGTCTTAGAACGATTCAAAGATTTCGCAAGTAAGGTCATGTCGTGGACCTCCAAGGTATTGCGATATccttaacggtaaagacataaccattcgggGATTTTTccttgtgcgggtttgataagtaaccaacgtcagcataacaaacaaggcaagcatcattctGAGGATCGGGGGTTGGATCCGCTCGAGATGCATTGGGATTTGATTTGCCCAAATTCGTAGTAACCTTCAGGGtatgtctttaataccaattcagtggttgcGCATAGGTGCGGTGCTCCATCATCGAAGGAGATGTTATGTctaatacaatgagctaagtacaatgaaGTGTAAAGTTAAACTTTAGATATGGAAttggattccataacctcttcaagggtcttatttgcatataacgtatggacGATCATAAGTGTACTCAAATGTAACACATTcggggtgtagttcgactggtaTACCAAGATACCATCAGAACAACGCTTGAACTTCAGGTtaaggcataaacgagttttccttagatccttcatctcaaattccatcttcaggtgcgaggccgttttctcaagctcttccagagtcttagtgagatgtATGTCAACAACATAAATTATAACtctaaaaatttgaattaagaCTTTGTAGTTTAACACGCAAATACATAATTCAAGTCCCTGACTGATCAGATAATCACTTAGATaggtataccacatccgtcgaattgtaagtgaacgcctcaaacaaGTTAAGGAGGTGTTCTGTGGTTTTGGAACGATTTcaaccagtccatgtaattatTTGGGAATTTACATGTCAATTTCCGTATCTATAGccccatggagaaaacactaaccacatttcataatactgctatcaatcacaagacgtttgagagaaaccttacgtcgtaaggcgtgcatcatatcgcactatttcatccATCTCATAACGCTTATTTTCCCACTCGTAATACAccagggttaccttgggcaatGTAGGAACGACAAGTccaaacacactttggtaaggaatttgacctggattgtTATTTTGGTTGTCCAAacagttctacgttgtcacttaatcaacgaAACACGGTTTAATAtcgtcgcttttcatttatgtcaatagctaccatataagtgaaaatatcatcgatgataatctcatttcaattccatttagctcatccacactagtatactggactaagaacttcaagtctcgggagtaattcggattaatctcatgagatggaaatgatttgagatagcaatcgagtttagattcattgttgtgccaTGTCTTCCTattctagggaagtgaatcttACGAACCAAGTGATCTGTCATGCTCTAGGgcaagacagattgattggctatccacCGATGTACCAGACCGTCCAACAAGGGCGTCTAAACCGTCCAACAGGGGCGGCACACCCTTTAGGGATGTTGACTCAACGTTCGTTAAAtacatctatccttgcaggcatgtttgcagctagtatatgatcttgtcactttagctagattagAGGAATGCGTCTGGAGCAACATTCTAAAAGCTAGAATTcatcgcacttgcttatcacacttgtgctGTATAGGGATCGAGATAAGACATAGTGGGCAAGGTCCACGCAACTTCGCATCGTTCTACAGGAACGTtgatgttcttatctccccctaacggcagGAAGGTcgtctcattaaagtgacaacctGCAAATGAACGGTAAAGAGATCACgtgcaagggctctaagagagctagtgtgaaggagaattaTGAttgacaaagattcacatccttctttgaggaccctTGTTGGTACGTTGCGGCAGCTCAACTTGGCatatggaatgcacacccaaatgcgtaaatacgaAAACGTCAGGTTTATACCTTGTAACCAACTGTGACATCATATAGGTTGCATGGCAATGAGCctcaaggcggaccaacataactacatacaagattgcataaccctaggcagaaaccgaaaacttggtacgtttaccaaaattcgggtgatcatttaaattgcgctttatgatcgcTAGGTTAGGCTATTTGGGTTGAACATAGGAAtttgatgttcaattataaacccaaaatacatgcaatactttatcgaaaaccgTTGGTATAAACTCTCCGATATTATTTAGTCTCCCGGACTTTATAGGATAAGTAAGGTTGTGAACCATTAATCGGACTGGAGGTTTAgtagcaatgtgtgtggacaaacatgtgaccagctgtcgattcatcaaccaaaaccataagtatttatatggtccgtattttggttggattagtccacatattcccttgaatccactgtgaaaaaaGGGTGATTTCGTATCTTTGCgaggaatgatatagaaaataaatttccCTAATGAGTAGGCTTGGCAAaatgtgcttgtaggcacaagatCCTTACCTTGGGTAAGGAGATGTGTcgtagcatcattgttcgatCGAAGTATCCCAAATGGCCGTGCtaaagcaagtaaactgctcaatcactTGGCTCCAGGCCGGCCACATGTGGTGTGTTCCCAGTTGGGAGAcaacccattggccccaaatcaaagctacatgctcatttttggaggtggtgcaaagatattccactctattttcttcgttcatttatgatcattgttctCTCGAATATCCATAAAAACTCAATGAcagggagaatttaaggtcctTTAAATGGTAATTCGGTGCCATTCATACACTGAAGAgcatgccaatgctcttaatcaggttagATAGACCTGAAAtcgttgttagagatgtgatttaggcgtaaagttagtgtgtgtagtatcgcattcatctagacaactaactttcccacattcctacctaatcacgtgtttaattgaatttggtcacatgtatacaagaaacatgattcaattaactcgtATTTGAGGataatatcaataagattatccataaatAAAACATACACAAAACTtaaatccaagaacatggaaaaatgttcataaagtaaatggtttattaaggggattcggccaacaatGCCATCCATGTGAAAATTCTGTTTTTCCAAtgatgtttggtggagcaaaattagacTCACATATTAGCTACGAGAATGGTACTCTTCAACGATattggtaggggcacgaacAAGTGCATAGcaaatgatctattccatcaagacAGAAGTAGATTCTGTAAGGTTAAGGTTCTGGAATAttttcccttattcttgaattttttaggtcttaggtgccaggGATCATGCTTTGGGCATGATGTCATACCTTGGCATGCCTTAATTCAACCATAcattgtaaaaacaaactcgaaattaGATCGTGAGATAGACAGACCCCAAATTGGATTCGATAAGCTCCAACCGAAGCTGGAAGTAGGCCTGGCAATTCTTGACATGACCCGATAACCTGACACGACACGATACGACACGAAATTCataggtgtttgggtcgacacgacaACAAATCGGgccgttatcgggtaacccgataagcacctgttaagataacgagtTGATTCGAGTgcacacgtgggtaacacgttacacaataagcaaaatattaattttataattttaaaaccctaaaaaacaatactataataattataaatattaatttaacaattttatacctctaaaaactataataattatatatatacacacacacacacatacatatattaaattaaatattaaaaattggtgaccattagatcggcttaaatatacatatcattcaatatcttaagtgttatacgtacaaaacaaataaatttaaatctacttaataaatacacacacacacacacacacacacacaccccattgaacttgatgggatacgaattctacgaaactaatttcaacgatccaaccgtcaaacttgtttgtgtatgcttcgagatcacattagcaaaaaattgcaaaaaacaaacattcagagatcaagtaaccggacaaaactttttgacgattatcaacgaaaaatcacgattttacGGTtcttttaactccgattttgatgatttttttacaactacactcatttaccctatatgaatatgatgcatgaactcgatcttcaatttaaaatatttacattagtggataccacaaaatcttatgttatacttaatgaaagtatgaataaactctttagtgttagtgaatctattattttgatggatACGctttctatgaaactagtttcaacgatccaaccgtcaaacatgtttgtatatacttcgagatcgcatacaccaaaaattgcaaaagatAAACTTTCAGAGaccaagtaacgggacaaaacttttcgacgattatcaacgaaaaatcacaatttaacggtttaactcctattttgatgattttttacagctacactccttcaccctatatgaatacaatgaatgaacttgatcttcaatttaaaatatttacattagtggataccacaaaatcttatgctaTATtgaatgaaagtatgaataaactcataagtgttagtgaatttattgttttgatgggatatgcattctacaaaactagttttaatgatccaaccgtcaaacatgcttgtatatacttcaagatcgtatacaccaaaaattgcaaaaaacaaacattcagagatcaactaacaagacaaaacttttagacagttatcaacgaaaaatgacaatttaacggttattttaactccaattttgatgattttttacagctacactcattgaccctatatgaatacaataaatgaattcaatcttcaatttaaaatatttacacaagtggataccacaaaatcttatgttacacttattgaaagtatgaataaactcttaagtgttagtgagtctattgttttgatgggatacgcattctacgaaactagtttcaacgatccaaccgttaaacAAGTTTTTATATACTTCGAGACCGCATActccaaaaattgtaaaaaacaaacattcagagatcaagtaacgggacaaaactttttgacggtcatcaatgaaaaatcacaatttaacgtttATTTTaattccgattttgatgattttttacaacaatAGTCCTTGACCCTAtctgaatataatgaatgaactcgatcttcaatataaaatatttacattagtggataccacaaaatcttatgtcatacttaatgaaactatgaataaactcttaagtgttagtgaatctattgttttgatgggatacgaattctacgaaactagtttcaatgatccaagcATCAAACATATTTgcatatacttcgagatcgtatacactaaaaattgcaaaaaacaaacattcaaagatcaggtaacaggacaaaacttttcgataattatcaacga from Pyrus communis chromosome 17, drPyrComm1.1, whole genome shotgun sequence includes the following:
- the LOC137723326 gene encoding zinc finger protein JACKDAW-like translates to MQMMSGDGFSINMSSAIDGFAQDHQLNDTPSGGLKPNPPNTVAKKKRNLPGTPDPDAEVIALSPTTLMATNRFVCEICNKGFQRDQNLQLHRRGHNLPWKLKQRLNKEVKKKVYICPEKTCVHHDPSRALGDLTGIKKHFSRKHGEKKWKCEKCSKKYAVQSDWKAHSKTCGTREYKCDCGTLFSRKDSFITHRAFCDALTEESARLTTSSVIGVHSNLNFGNDAMLNNPMMNNSQAVVQDVSQISMQYGQGLMRQDFNGLDQLHQHEKPRLSLWLNQQATSNSNQVNLMDDMQANPNHPLYVTSSSSNAFPEMVQMPSSSNNVNLFGSSNSMTTFRASTSGENLSLSPGQESGTSKLIGKNSNLVGSGTSKPPAAPMSATALLQKAAQLGSTRSSNNQGSSLGVNVMSSSSSSNTLRGFSNLNQNRSNELHQVVQNAHQSGGGSANLSSLTSSSSNTSATTLEQLMNTIQRGPSNIGSIDHQNSLTRDFLGMGGAGGGEHIDQLSHTNRQIFFPQDLAKFASSMSQFTRNH